A portion of the Cryptomeria japonica chromosome 5, Sugi_1.0, whole genome shotgun sequence genome contains these proteins:
- the LOC131028895 gene encoding ankyrin repeat-containing protein ITN1-like, with protein sequence MRSDVFVACRDGDRSSIQIFYWENPGLLQELAFEENTILHIAAMEGHSEIVSWVLTYLSGYCFLTKSRNADKNTALHEGAKGGNAEVVRTLLAYKKSAASKRNQFGETALVIASDNGHVEAVRLLMEATPWFMTLWPRNDHQTCLHVAAYEGYLDVVKLILGRFSYWDVVHLVCLVHDVHGATSFHIAVHGRHPDIVNEIMKTNLKSWWCRHWFDNNLMIKKDELGRCPIHVAIMKGCLEIVERFIFVMPDCVEIRSGDLKTPLHFAVEYNKSDLVEKLLSPLSPTKVAKLVSCDHDIFGNTTLHLAAKKGVDHQVDAVNNEGQSALNIAGRLQSDKNPNFSRIERILSHSFIWHSKALRQQDQHRSQNNNNEDTVMPMDTLVASLVASITFVGATDATDGIIGVVDVADGFDATNGIISFIGADGVFDVTEIIKNGLFGVTG encoded by the exons ATGAGGAGTGATGTGTTTGTTGCCTGCAGAGATGGAGATCGCAGCAGTATTCAAATATTTTATTGGGAGAACCCTGGGCTTCTGCAAGAGCTTGCATTTGAAGAAAACACTATTCTCCACATCGCTGCAATGGAAGGGCACAGTGAAATTGTTTCATGGGTTCTTACCTACTTGAGTGGTTACTGTTTTTTGACTAAATCTCGCAATGCTGATAAAAATACGGCATTGCATGAGGGTGCTAAGGGAGGGAATGCGGAGGTAGTAAGAACTCTGCTTGCCTACAAGAAGTCTGCTGCCTCTAAACGTAATCAGTTTGGAGAAACGGCTCTGGTTATAGCATCTGACAACGGTCATGTGGAAGCAGTGAGGCTTTTGATGGAAGCCACTCCATGGTTTATGACTTTATGGCCAAGGAATGACCACCAAACTTGCCTTCACGTTGCAGCTTATGAAGGCTATCTAG ATGTAGTGAAGTTGATATTAGGGAGGTTCAGTTATTGGGATGTAGTACATCTTGTATGTCTTGTTCATGATGTGCATGGTGCAACTTCATTCCATATCGCTGTTCATGGAAGACATCCAGATATTGTTAATGAAATAATGAAAACAAACTTGAAATCATGGTGGTGTAGGCATTGGTTTGACAACAATCTGATGATTAAAAAGGATGAGCTTGGTAGATGTCCAATTCATGTCGCAATCATGAAAGGCTGTTTGGAGATAGTTGAGAGATTTATATTTGTAATGCCAGATTGTGTAGAAATTCGTAGTGGAGATCTTAAAACTCCCCTACATTTTGCAGTGGAGTATAATAAAAGTGATTTGGTAGAGAAACTCCTCTCTCCTCTCAGTCCCACAAAAGTTGCGAAATTGGTGAGCTGTGACCATGACATTTTTGGCAATACCACTCTACATTTGGCAGCTAAAAAAGGAGTGGACCATCAG GTGGATGCTGTAAACAATGAAGGCCAAAGTGCACTCAACATAGCTGGTCGTCTTCAAAGTGATAAAAATCCCAATTTTAGTAGGATTGAAAGGATTCTAAGTCATAGTTTCATATGGCATTCTAAAGCTCTTAGGCAACAGGATCAACATAGAAGCCAAAACAACAACAATGAGGATACAGTAATGCCAATGGACACATTAGTGGCATCTTTAGTTGCCTCAATCACATTTG TTGGTGCTActgatgctactgatgggattattggtgttgttgatgttgctgATGGCTTTGATGCTACTAATGGGATTATCAGTTTTATTGGTGCAGATGGTGTTTTTGATGTCACGGAGATAATTAAGAATGGCCTCTTTGGAGTAACTGGCTGA